One segment of Tamlana crocina DNA contains the following:
- a CDS encoding Lrp/AsnC ligand binding domain-containing protein, with translation MPKKQKTITIDGIDKKILRALMQDARTPILEIARNVGISGAAIHQRLRKLEKAKLISGSKFIINPEVLGYSTMAFIGVYLDKTANTTDVVRALKRIPEVLECHYTTGHYSLFIKLLSLNNTHLMHLLHEKIQSISGVQRTESLISLGQVIDRQIHI, from the coding sequence ATGCCCAAAAAACAAAAAACCATCACTATTGATGGTATCGACAAAAAAATACTCCGCGCCCTGATGCAAGACGCCCGAACCCCTATTTTGGAAATTGCCCGCAATGTGGGCATATCGGGAGCGGCCATTCACCAACGCTTACGAAAACTGGAAAAGGCGAAACTGATTTCGGGTTCAAAATTTATTATCAATCCCGAAGTTTTAGGGTACTCTACCATGGCTTTTATCGGTGTTTATTTGGATAAAACAGCCAATACCACAGATGTTGTCCGTGCCTTAAAACGCATTCCTGAAGTTTTGGAATGCCACTACACCACAGGGCATTACAGTCTGTTTATAAAGCTACTCAGCTTAAACAACACCCATTTGATGCATTTACTGCACGAAAAAATTCAAAGTATTTCTGGAGTGCAACGCACCGAATCGCTTATTTCTTTAGGCCAGGTGATTGATAGGCAGATACATATTTAA
- a CDS encoding glycine--tRNA ligase: MANQDDQFKKVISHAKEYGYVFQSSEIYDGLSAVYDYAQNGAELKKNIRDYWWRAMVQMNENIVGIDAAIFMHPTTWKASGHVDAFNDPLIDNKDSKKRYRADVLIEDYCAKIEAKIDKEVAKAEKRFGDAFNKEEFVSTNQRVLGYQEKINTTLSRMAKSLENEDLADVKSLIEELEIADPLTGSKNWTDVKQFNLMFGTKLGASAENAMDLYLRPETAQGIFVNFLNVQKTSRLKIPFGIAQTGKAFRNEIVARQFIFRMREFEQMEMQFFIKPGTQQEWYEHWKETRLKWHLSLGMGEDNYRFHDHEKLAHYADAAADIEFKFPFGFKELEGIHSRTDFDLSQHEKYSGKKLQYFDPEENKSYVPYVLETSIGLDRMFLAVFSNSLQEEELENGTTRTVLKLPSVLAPVKAAVLPLVKKDGLPEVARQIVEDLKWDFNIIYDEKDAVGRRYRRQDANGTPFCITVDHDTLEDNSVTIRHRDTMEQERVKIDDLRDIIKKEVDVRNWLLKMK, from the coding sequence ATGGCAAATCAAGACGATCAATTTAAAAAAGTAATCTCTCACGCAAAGGAGTATGGTTACGTATTCCAGAGTAGCGAAATCTACGACGGATTAAGTGCAGTTTACGACTACGCACAAAACGGTGCAGAATTAAAGAAAAACATCCGCGATTACTGGTGGCGCGCCATGGTGCAGATGAATGAAAATATAGTGGGCATTGATGCTGCTATTTTTATGCATCCCACTACATGGAAAGCTTCTGGGCACGTTGATGCCTTTAACGATCCGTTAATTGATAATAAAGATTCCAAAAAGCGCTACCGTGCCGATGTATTGATTGAAGATTATTGTGCTAAAATTGAAGCCAAAATCGACAAGGAAGTCGCTAAGGCCGAAAAGCGTTTTGGAGACGCTTTTAATAAAGAAGAATTTGTTAGCACGAACCAACGGGTGTTGGGCTATCAGGAAAAAATAAATACCACGCTTTCGCGGATGGCAAAATCGTTGGAAAACGAAGATTTGGCTGATGTAAAATCATTGATTGAAGAATTGGAAATTGCCGATCCACTAACAGGAAGTAAAAATTGGACAGATGTTAAGCAGTTCAATTTAATGTTCGGTACCAAATTGGGGGCTTCAGCAGAAAATGCCATGGATTTGTACTTGCGCCCAGAAACGGCACAGGGCATTTTTGTGAACTTTTTGAATGTTCAAAAAACCAGCCGATTAAAGATTCCGTTCGGAATTGCACAAACCGGAAAGGCATTTAGGAACGAGATTGTGGCGCGTCAGTTTATTTTCCGTATGCGTGAGTTCGAACAGATGGAAATGCAGTTTTTCATCAAGCCGGGCACACAACAGGAATGGTACGAGCATTGGAAGGAAACCCGATTAAAATGGCACTTGAGTTTGGGAATGGGTGAGGATAATTACCGATTCCATGACCACGAAAAATTAGCACATTATGCTGATGCCGCTGCCGATATCGAGTTTAAGTTCCCATTCGGATTTAAAGAATTGGAAGGTATCCACTCGCGAACCGATTTCGATTTGAGTCAGCACGAAAAATACTCCGGTAAAAAATTACAATATTTCGACCCTGAGGAAAATAAAAGCTATGTACCGTACGTATTGGAAACGTCTATTGGTTTAGACAGAATGTTCTTGGCGGTATTCTCTAATTCGTTACAAGAAGAAGAATTAGAAAATGGTACAACCCGAACCGTATTAAAATTGCCAAGTGTTCTAGCACCGGTAAAAGCGGCTGTTTTACCATTGGTAAAAAAGGACGGATTGCCAGAAGTGGCTCGACAAATTGTGGAAGACCTAAAATGGGATTTCAACATCATTTACGATGAAAAAGATGCCGTTGGAAGACGTTACAGAAGGCAAGATGCCAACGGAACACCGTTCTGTATCACGGTTGACCATGATACTTTGGAAGATAATAGCGTGACTATCCGCCACAGGGATACCATGGAACAAGAACGAGTAAAGATTGACGATTTACGCGATATCATTAAAAAAGAAGTGGATGTACGTAACTGGTTATTGAAGATGAAGTAA
- a CDS encoding phosphoribosyltransferase family protein, with product MLNPIINLFFPKVCVACNNLLGDNEHTICMDCRHDLPVTNFHFDDSDVVKKVLYGRANIENGTALFRFEKKGKVQQLIHNLKYRGHENIGYFLGNWLGGELKTVEAYQQIDAVIPVPMHPKKQKKRGYNQVTKFGQQIAEALNAEYKDDVLVKITNTQSQTIKSRFSRWDSSNELFAINNPNSIKGMHILLVDDLITTGATLEACINVLNQSENVKISIATMAIA from the coding sequence ATGCTAAACCCCATCATCAATTTATTCTTCCCAAAAGTATGTGTGGCATGCAATAATTTATTGGGCGACAACGAACATACTATTTGTATGGATTGCCGGCATGATTTGCCTGTAACCAACTTTCATTTTGATGATAGCGATGTAGTTAAAAAAGTACTGTACGGCCGTGCGAATATTGAAAACGGTACAGCATTATTTCGATTTGAAAAGAAAGGCAAAGTACAGCAACTTATTCATAATTTAAAATATCGTGGCCATGAAAACATCGGCTATTTCTTGGGAAATTGGTTGGGCGGCGAACTAAAAACGGTTGAAGCATACCAGCAGATTGATGCCGTAATCCCCGTACCCATGCACCCTAAAAAACAAAAAAAGCGAGGCTACAACCAAGTGACCAAATTTGGACAACAAATTGCCGAAGCCCTAAATGCCGAATACAAAGACGATGTTTTGGTTAAAATCACCAACACCCAATCGCAAACCATAAAAAGCCGTTTTTCGCGCTGGGACAGCAGCAACGAATTATTTGCAATTAATAATCCTAACAGCATTAAAGGCATGCACATTCTTTTGGTTGACGACCTCATTACAACCGGAGCAACGCTCGAGGCTTGCATTAATGTTTTAAACCAATCTGAAAACGTAAAAATTAGCATCGCCACCATGGCAATAGCGTAA
- a CDS encoding Ig-like domain-containing protein: MSKSFLNFVLAIFIGLILANCANRGRPEGGPKDITPPKIIKSIPENYSTNFKGDEIEIYFDEFIKIKDLQKQLIISPPMNTQPNVTPLGGASKYITIKIYDTLQPNTTYAFNFGNSITDNNEGNPYPYYRYVFSTGDYIDSLTVKGNIVDALLKQPETFVNVALYEVDSTYSDSIVYKEKPKYITNTLDSLTTFTIENIKPGKYKLIALKDNNGDNKFQQKVDQIAFHEGFIEVPTDTSYTLKLFKENLDFRATRPRLISGEKIAFGFEGSYENMHIDILSETPPEFEYRITKDEKTDSLMYWYKPRLEVDSLNFLVSHPALEKEFTVRISEQKRDSLTIKALPFGSISIEEDLKIIGTTPFVEFNASKITLLDKDSTAVNFETRFDTINNTYTFQFNKTEDNSYKMQILPEAFTGFFGNKNDTINVSLNTKKASSFGYVRFTLANAPTYPLIIQLTDNQGKVKVEGYTQEQDMVDFLNLEPGTYSIRVVHDVNGNQLFDTGSFLNKIQPEKVSHFQDIEIRADWGIQETLTFN; encoded by the coding sequence ATGAGCAAGTCGTTTTTAAACTTTGTTTTGGCCATTTTCATTGGTCTTATTTTAGCCAATTGCGCCAATCGAGGCCGCCCCGAAGGCGGACCAAAAGACATTACGCCACCTAAAATAATAAAGTCGATTCCAGAAAACTACTCCACCAATTTTAAAGGCGATGAAATTGAAATTTATTTCGATGAATTTATCAAAATAAAAGATCTGCAAAAACAGCTCATTATTTCACCACCAATGAACACCCAACCCAATGTGACCCCTTTGGGCGGTGCGAGCAAGTATATCACCATAAAAATTTACGATACACTGCAGCCCAACACTACTTATGCGTTTAACTTCGGGAACAGCATTACTGACAACAACGAGGGCAACCCGTATCCGTACTACCGCTATGTGTTTTCAACCGGCGATTATATCGATTCGCTAACCGTAAAAGGCAACATTGTCGATGCCCTTTTAAAACAGCCCGAAACCTTTGTTAATGTGGCGCTTTACGAGGTCGATTCTACGTATTCCGATTCCATTGTTTACAAAGAAAAACCTAAGTACATTACCAACACGCTTGACAGTTTAACAACGTTCACCATTGAAAACATAAAACCCGGAAAATATAAACTTATCGCACTGAAAGACAACAACGGCGATAACAAATTCCAACAAAAGGTGGATCAAATTGCATTTCATGAAGGATTTATTGAAGTACCTACCGACACTTCGTACACCCTAAAATTATTCAAGGAAAATTTAGATTTTAGGGCGACACGCCCTAGATTGATTTCGGGTGAAAAAATTGCTTTCGGTTTCGAAGGCAGTTATGAAAACATGCATATTGATATCCTTTCGGAAACGCCACCAGAGTTTGAATACCGCATTACCAAAGATGAAAAAACAGATTCATTGATGTACTGGTACAAACCTCGTTTGGAAGTCGATTCACTTAATTTTTTAGTGTCGCACCCCGCTCTTGAAAAAGAATTCACTGTACGCATTAGCGAACAAAAACGGGATTCGTTAACCATTAAAGCCCTGCCCTTTGGTTCCATCAGTATTGAAGAAGATTTAAAAATAATCGGCACAACGCCTTTTGTTGAATTTAACGCTTCAAAAATCACGCTTTTAGACAAAGATTCAACAGCGGTAAATTTCGAAACGCGTTTCGACACCATCAACAATACTTATACCTTCCAGTTTAACAAAACCGAAGACAACAGTTATAAAATGCAAATTCTTCCGGAAGCCTTTACTGGATTCTTCGGAAACAAAAACGACACCATCAACGTCTCCTTAAACACCAAAAAGGCTTCATCGTTTGGGTACGTGCGGTTCACCTTGGCCAACGCCCCGACATACCCGCTTATCATCCAATTGACCGACAACCAAGGCAAGGTAAAAGTAGAAGGATACACACAAGAGCAAGATATGGTCGATTTTTTAAATTTAGAACCAGGCACCTATTCCATAAGGGTGGTGCACGATGTTAATGGCAATCAGCTTTTCGATACGGGAAGTTTCCTAAATAAAATTCAACCAGAAAAAGTGAGTCATTTTCAGGATATTGAAATTCGCGCCGATTGGGGAATTCAGGAAACCTTGACTTTTAACTGA
- a CDS encoding amidohydrolase — translation MQNQLNIALVQSDLVWENPEANRKNFTKKIEDISSPVDVVVLPEMFATGFTMNAEKVAETMQGETVNWMKQMATKKNAAISGSLVIIENDKFYNRFLFVEPSGNISSYNKRHTFTLANEHKTYTAGTEKVIIDCKGWKICPQVCYDLRFPVWARNVEDYDVLIYVANWPKPRISAWDILLKARAIENMSYCIGVNRVGVDGINIEYVGHSGAYDVLGNSIANFQSGKEQIEIVTLEKRHVEAYRNKFKFLNDRDTFSIS, via the coding sequence TTGCAAAATCAGCTTAATATCGCATTAGTGCAGTCCGATTTGGTTTGGGAAAACCCCGAAGCAAACCGGAAGAACTTCACCAAAAAAATAGAGGATATTTCCAGTCCTGTAGATGTGGTAGTGTTGCCCGAAATGTTCGCCACAGGTTTTACCATGAATGCCGAAAAAGTAGCCGAGACGATGCAGGGCGAAACGGTTAATTGGATGAAACAAATGGCGACTAAGAAGAACGCTGCCATCTCGGGAAGCCTTGTGATTATAGAGAATGATAAGTTTTATAACCGTTTTTTGTTTGTCGAGCCCTCTGGAAATATTTCAAGCTACAACAAACGCCACACCTTTACTTTGGCGAACGAACACAAAACCTACACTGCCGGAACAGAAAAAGTGATTATTGATTGCAAAGGCTGGAAAATTTGCCCGCAGGTATGTTACGATTTGCGTTTTCCCGTTTGGGCCAGAAATGTTGAAGATTACGATGTGTTGATTTATGTAGCGAATTGGCCAAAACCTAGAATTTCAGCTTGGGATATCCTATTAAAAGCCCGTGCCATTGAAAATATGAGTTACTGCATTGGTGTAAACCGAGTGGGCGTTGATGGCATAAATATAGAGTATGTGGGGCATTCGGGCGCTTATGATGTGTTGGGGAATTCCATCGCTAATTTTCAATCTGGTAAGGAACAAATAGAAATAGTTACCTTAGAAAAAAGGCATGTTGAAGCCTATCGCAATAAATTCAAATTCTTAAACGACCGCGATACGTTCAGTATCAGTTAA